The following proteins are encoded in a genomic region of Neoarius graeffei isolate fNeoGra1 chromosome 6, fNeoGra1.pri, whole genome shotgun sequence:
- the admb gene encoding pro-adrenomedullin — translation MKKVSQSILFWCLLAAFVPCVISATLPPNSDGEKKLNVELQKRDICMHNRSLEDSPENRDAGPHVSQNSDQPSGRMKRGCNLITCSIHDLAYRITQISNRTNIAPPHKIGPCGYGRRRRRSLFQRFSAPAHREGHLNLSTLQV, via the exons ATGAAGAAGGTTTCTCAGAGTATTTTGTTCTGGTGTTTGCTGGCTGCTTTTGTGCCTTGTGTTATAAGTGCAACACTTCCTCCCAATTCTGATGGAGAAAAGAA ACTGAATGTGGAGCTTCAGAAAAGGGATATCTGTATGCATAATAGGAGTTTAGAAGATTCTCCGGAGAACAGGGATGCAGGGCCACATGTATCCCAGAACAG TGATCAGCCAAGTGGAAGGATGAAACGGGGCTGTAACCTGATCACCTGCTCAATACATGATCTAGCCTACCGCATCACCCAGATCAGTAATAGGACAAATATTGCCCCCCCACACAAAATCGGTCCCTGTGGCTACGGCCGGCGACGGAGGCGTTCCCTTTTCCAGCGCTTCAGTGCTCCAGCCCACAGGGAGGGCCATCTGAATCTCTCCACCCTGCAAGTCTAG